In one Roseburia intestinalis L1-82 genomic region, the following are encoded:
- the rpsA gene encoding 30S ribosomal protein S1, which yields MSEMSFEQMLEESFKTIRNGEVVEGTVIDVKPDEIVLNIGYKSDGIITRNEYTNEANVDLTTLVSVGDTMEAKVLKVNDGEGQVLLTYKRLAAEKGSKRLEEAFENKEVLTAKVAQVLDGGLCVIVDETRVFIPASLVSDSYEKDLSKYKDQDIEFVISEFNPKRRRIIGDRKQLLVAKKLEQQKELFAKIKVGDVMEGTVKNVTDFGAFIDLGGADGLLHISEMSWGRVESPKKVFNVGDHVRVFIKDINDTKIALSMKFPAENPWNGAAEKYAVGNVVKGKVARMTDFGAFVELAPGVDALLHVSQIAKEHIEKPSDVLKVGQEIEAKIVDFNEDEKKISLSIKALLAPETNESEDADVADVDIDAVAAEEN from the coding sequence ATGTCAGAAATGAGCTTTGAACAAATGCTGGAGGAATCATTTAAAACAATAAGAAATGGAGAGGTAGTTGAAGGTACCGTTATCGATGTAAAACCTGATGAGATCGTATTGAATATCGGCTACAAATCAGACGGAATCATTACTCGTAATGAATATACGAACGAAGCTAACGTTGATTTAACAACACTGGTATCTGTCGGCGACACCATGGAAGCAAAGGTTCTTAAGGTAAATGACGGTGAGGGACAGGTATTACTCACATACAAACGTCTCGCAGCAGAAAAAGGCAGCAAGAGATTAGAAGAGGCATTTGAAAACAAAGAAGTATTAACAGCAAAAGTAGCACAGGTATTAGACGGCGGTCTCTGCGTGATCGTGGATGAAACAAGAGTATTTATCCCGGCAAGCCTTGTATCTGATAGCTATGAGAAAGATTTATCCAAGTACAAAGATCAGGATATCGAGTTCGTGATCAGCGAGTTCAATCCAAAACGCAGAAGAATCATCGGCGACAGAAAACAGCTTTTAGTTGCTAAGAAATTAGAGCAGCAGAAAGAGCTGTTTGCAAAGATCAAAGTTGGTGATGTTATGGAAGGAACTGTTAAAAATGTAACAGACTTCGGTGCATTCATTGACCTTGGCGGAGCTGACGGACTGCTTCACATCTCTGAGATGTCATGGGGCAGAGTAGAGAGTCCGAAAAAAGTATTTAATGTTGGTGATCATGTGCGTGTATTCATCAAAGATATCAACGATACAAAAATTGCACTCAGCATGAAATTCCCGGCAGAGAATCCATGGAATGGTGCTGCAGAGAAATATGCGGTTGGAAACGTTGTAAAAGGAAAAGTGGCAAGAATGACAGATTTCGGTGCATTCGTAGAGCTTGCTCCGGGTGTTGACGCATTACTGCATGTTTCCCAGATTGCAAAAGAGCATATTGAGAAACCATCTGATGTATTAAAAGTAGGTCAGGAGATCGAAGCTAAGATCGTTGATTTCAACGAGGACGAGAAGAAGATCAGTCTTTCCATCAAAGCATTACTTGCTCCGGAGACAAATGAGTCAGAAGATGCTGATGTTGCAGATGTCGATATCGATGCAGTTGCAGCAGAAGAGAACTAA
- a CDS encoding MurR/RpiR family transcriptional regulator — protein sequence MGSKNDLSNRINESYSKLSKGQKLLATYITDNYDKAVFLTAAKLGEVVGVSESTVVRFAMHLGYRGYPEFQSALEELVRNKLNSIQRMEVTYGRISQSKILESVLKSDAEKINSTLEKIDQAAFEMAVDTILNAKHIYIIGIRSCAPLASFMAFYFTLMFENVRLIQTSSSSEIFEQMVRIGKEDVIIGISFPRYSMRTLKAMEFANNRSAKVITLTDSVHSPMNLYSSCNLIADSDMASIVDSLVAPLSVINALIVALCMKKQRDVAKTLEMLEGIWDEYQVYENDEINAIDDSIKMRYAKIGDSDFHE from the coding sequence ATGGGCAGTAAGAATGATTTGAGTAATCGGATCAACGAGTCATACAGTAAATTGAGCAAGGGACAGAAACTGCTTGCCACCTATATCACAGATAACTATGATAAGGCAGTATTTTTGACGGCGGCAAAATTAGGTGAGGTGGTCGGAGTCAGCGAATCCACGGTTGTGCGCTTTGCCATGCATCTTGGATACCGGGGATATCCTGAATTTCAGAGTGCCTTAGAAGAACTGGTACGCAACAAATTAAACTCCATTCAGCGTATGGAAGTTACTTATGGCAGGATCAGCCAGTCAAAAATTTTAGAATCTGTTTTAAAGTCAGATGCGGAAAAAATCAACAGCACATTGGAAAAAATAGATCAGGCAGCATTTGAGATGGCAGTAGATACCATTTTGAATGCGAAACATATTTATATTATTGGAATCAGAAGCTGTGCGCCGCTTGCGTCGTTTATGGCATTTTATTTTACTTTGATGTTTGAAAATGTACGTCTGATACAGACGAGCAGTTCCAGTGAAATTTTTGAACAAATGGTTCGTATTGGTAAGGAAGATGTAATTATCGGAATCAGTTTTCCGAGATATTCCATGCGGACGTTAAAGGCTATGGAGTTTGCCAACAACCGCAGTGCAAAAGTGATTACATTAACAGACAGTGTGCATTCACCGATGAATTTGTATTCGTCCTGTAATCTGATCGCAGACAGTGATATGGCGTCTATTGTGGATTCACTGGTTGCACCACTCAGCGTGATCAATGCCCTGATCGTGGCACTCTGTATGAAAAAACAGAGAGATGTTGCGAAGACATTAGAAATGTTAGAAGGAATCTGGGATGAGTATCAGGTCTATGAAAATGATGAGATCAATGCGATTGACGATTCCATAAAAATGCGTTATGCAAAAATAGGAGACAGCGATTTTCATGAATAA
- a CDS encoding sodium ion-translocating decarboxylase subunit beta has translation MSYFTETMGNLLHQTAFFNLTWGNFVMILVACIFLYLAIAKGFEPLLLVPIAFGMLLVNIYPDIFAAPEQMSNGVGGLFHYFYTLDEWSILPSLIFLGVGAMTDFGPLIANPISFLLGAAAQFGIFGAYFLAILMGFNDKAAAAVSIIGGADGPTSIFLAGKLGQSGLMGPIAVAAYSYMALVPIIQPPIMKLFTTKKERAIKMQNLRPVSKLEKILFPIVVTVVVCLILPTTAPLVGMLMLGNLFRECGVVRQLSETASNALMYIVVILLGTSVGASTSAEAFLNATTLKIVALGLIAFMFGTAAGVLFGKLLCFITKGKINPLIGSAGVSTVPMAARVSQKVGAEEDPTNFLLMHAMGPNVAGVIGTAVAAGVFMAIFGI, from the coding sequence ATGAGTTATTTTACTGAGACAATGGGCAACCTCCTTCATCAGACTGCCTTTTTCAACCTGACATGGGGAAATTTCGTAATGATCTTAGTTGCATGTATTTTCCTGTATCTGGCTATTGCAAAAGGGTTTGAACCGTTGTTACTCGTTCCGATCGCATTTGGTATGCTTCTGGTAAATATTTATCCGGATATCTTTGCAGCTCCGGAACAGATGAGTAACGGTGTCGGTGGTTTATTCCATTATTTTTATACCTTAGATGAATGGTCAATCCTGCCATCCCTTATTTTCCTTGGCGTTGGTGCGATGACCGATTTTGGACCTCTGATCGCAAACCCGATCAGCTTCCTTTTAGGAGCAGCAGCACAGTTTGGTATTTTCGGCGCATATTTCCTTGCAATCCTGATGGGATTCAATGATAAAGCAGCAGCAGCCGTTTCTATCATCGGTGGTGCAGATGGTCCTACTTCCATTTTCCTTGCAGGAAAGCTTGGACAGTCCGGTCTTATGGGACCGATCGCTGTAGCAGCATATTCTTACATGGCACTGGTGCCGATCATTCAGCCGCCAATTATGAAGTTATTTACAACGAAAAAAGAACGCGCGATCAAGATGCAGAACTTACGTCCGGTATCCAAACTTGAGAAAATCTTATTCCCAATCGTGGTAACCGTTGTTGTATGTCTGATCCTTCCGACAACAGCCCCGCTCGTTGGTATGTTAATGCTCGGTAACCTGTTCCGTGAGTGTGGTGTGGTTCGTCAGTTATCTGAGACAGCATCTAATGCATTGATGTATATCGTAGTTATCTTACTTGGTACATCCGTTGGTGCATCCACAAGTGCAGAGGCTTTCTTAAATGCAACAACTTTAAAGATCGTTGCACTTGGACTCATCGCATTTATGTTTGGTACAGCAGCCGGAGTATTGTTCGGTAAATTACTTTGCTTCATTACAAAAGGCAAGATCAACCCACTCATCGGTTCTGCCGGTGTATCCACAGTTCCTATGGCTGCGCGTGTATCACAGAAAGTTGGTGCAGAGGAAGATCCTACGAACTTTTTACTTATGCATGCAATGGGACCAAACGTTGCCGGTGTTATCGGTACAGCAGTAGCAGCCGGTGTATTCATGGCAATCTTTGGAATTTAA
- a CDS encoding oxaloacetate decarboxylase subunit alpha codes for MAEVVKKPLKITETVLRDAHQSLIATRMTTEQMLPIVDKMDKVGYYAVECWGGATFDASLRFLKEDPWDRLRKLRDGFKNTKLQMLFRGQNILGYRPYADDVVEYFVQKSIANGIDIIRIFDCLNDLRNLQTAVSACNKEKGHAQVALSYTLGDAYTLDYWTDMAKRVEDMGADSVCIKDMAGLLVPQKADELVRAIKEVIDIPLELHTHYTSGVASMTYMKAVEAGCDIIDTAMSPFALGTSQPATEVMVEAFKGTEFDTGLDQNKLAEIADYFRPMREEALESGLMNPKVLGVNIKTLLYQVPGGMLSNLISQLKEQGKEDKYEEVLAEVPRVRKDLGEPPLVTPSSQIVGTQAVFNVLMGERYKVATKETKDVLLGKYGQTVKPFNPEVVDKVLGDEKKNAITCRPADLLEPELDKIEAEMKQWKQQDEDVLSYALFPQVATEFFKYREAQQKKVDATIADTKNGAYPV; via the coding sequence ATGGCTGAAGTTGTTAAAAAACCTTTAAAAATAACAGAGACAGTACTGCGTGATGCACATCAGTCTCTGATCGCAACAAGAATGACAACAGAGCAGATGCTTCCAATCGTAGATAAGATGGACAAGGTTGGATACTATGCTGTTGAGTGCTGGGGAGGCGCTACTTTCGATGCATCCCTTCGTTTCTTAAAAGAGGATCCATGGGATCGTCTTCGTAAATTAAGAGATGGTTTTAAAAATACGAAATTACAGATGTTATTCCGTGGACAGAATATCTTAGGATACCGTCCATATGCTGATGATGTAGTAGAGTATTTCGTACAGAAATCCATCGCAAACGGAATTGATATCATCCGTATTTTTGACTGTCTGAATGATCTTCGCAATCTTCAGACAGCAGTAAGCGCATGTAACAAAGAAAAAGGACATGCACAGGTGGCTTTATCTTATACACTCGGTGATGCTTATACCTTAGATTACTGGACAGATATGGCAAAAAGAGTAGAGGATATGGGAGCTGACTCTGTATGTATCAAAGATATGGCAGGACTTTTAGTTCCACAGAAAGCAGACGAGCTGGTACGTGCGATCAAAGAAGTGATCGATATCCCGTTAGAGTTACATACACACTATACATCAGGTGTTGCTTCCATGACATACATGAAAGCAGTAGAGGCAGGATGTGATATCATCGATACTGCAATGTCTCCATTTGCACTTGGAACATCCCAGCCGGCTACTGAGGTTATGGTAGAGGCATTCAAGGGAACCGAGTTTGATACAGGTTTAGACCAGAACAAACTTGCTGAGATCGCTGATTACTTCCGTCCGATGAGAGAGGAAGCATTAGAGAGCGGTCTGATGAACCCGAAAGTATTAGGTGTAAACATCAAGACTTTATTATATCAGGTACCGGGTGGTATGTTATCCAACCTGATCTCCCAGTTAAAAGAGCAGGGGAAAGAGGACAAATACGAGGAAGTACTTGCAGAAGTACCGCGTGTTCGTAAAGATCTTGGTGAGCCGCCGCTTGTTACACCTTCCTCACAGATCGTTGGTACACAGGCTGTATTCAACGTATTAATGGGTGAGCGTTACAAAGTAGCGACCAAAGAGACGAAAGATGTTCTCCTTGGAAAATACGGTCAGACTGTAAAACCGTTCAATCCGGAAGTTGTTGACAAAGTATTAGGCGATGAGAAGAAGAATGCAATTACCTGTCGTCCGGCAGATCTGTTAGAGCCAGAGCTTGACAAGATTGAAGCTGAGATGAAACAGTGGAAACAGCAGGATGAAGATGTATTATCTTACGCATTGTTCCCACAGGTTGCAACTGAGTTCTTCAAATACCGTGAAGCACAGCAGAAAAAAGTAGATGCAACAATTGCAGATACAAAGAATGGTGCATATCCGGTATAA
- a CDS encoding ABC transporter ATP-binding protein, with protein MENFERKTSPKNGIDTENWFIESYRRYKGHPIRILIALYKGNYHKFVMAVICFFIKHACVWVLPIITANIINDVTQKNPDTVRNIWISAALEIGLIALNIPMNYLYTSYKSLATRYAETGLRKALIRKLQQLSIAYHVETQSGRLQSKIMRDVEAVETLSTQMFLSILNIALNIGVALVVTASKSKIVFVFFLLTTPVAAITMVSFRSVMKKRNTEFRKEMEETSARVMEMVELVPVTRAHALEDEEVHKMSGQLFTVAEKGYKLDLVQALFGSVGWAVFQVFQVVCLAFTGYLALRGRIMAGDITLYQSYFATVVNQVSAIVTLLPTIAKGIESVNSIGEVLLSEDVEQNEGKKQLEDVTGIFDFEDVSFHYKNSDKPVLNHLNLHVKQGETIALVGESGAGKSTVLNLVIGFHLADGGKVLLDGNDMRKIDLRTYRKHLAVVPQTSILFSGTIRENITYGNEHVSDEELERVIKAANLTDLMESLPNGVDTMVGEHGGKLSGGQRQRIAIARALIRDPEVIVLDEATSALDSISEKLIQEALENLTKGRTTFIVAHRLSTIRDADKIAVLADGHCVEYGTFEELMARKGEFYRMKMIQS; from the coding sequence ATGGAAAATTTTGAACGGAAAACGTCGCCGAAAAATGGCATAGATACAGAAAACTGGTTTATAGAAAGTTATCGCAGATATAAAGGTCATCCGATACGGATTCTGATAGCACTGTACAAAGGAAATTATCATAAATTTGTTATGGCAGTTATCTGTTTTTTTATAAAGCATGCATGTGTGTGGGTACTTCCAATCATAACTGCAAATATCATCAATGATGTGACACAGAAGAATCCTGATACCGTGAGAAATATCTGGATCAGTGCAGCCCTTGAGATTGGTTTGATCGCACTTAATATACCAATGAATTATCTGTATACATCATATAAAAGCCTTGCAACACGTTACGCAGAAACAGGACTTCGTAAGGCATTGATCCGGAAACTTCAGCAGTTGTCGATCGCCTACCATGTGGAGACACAGTCTGGAAGGCTGCAGTCTAAGATTATGCGTGATGTGGAGGCGGTGGAGACACTTTCCACACAGATGTTCTTAAGCATTTTAAATATTGCACTGAATATCGGGGTTGCGCTGGTGGTCACAGCATCAAAAAGTAAGATCGTTTTTGTATTTTTTCTGTTGACAACTCCGGTTGCGGCAATCACGATGGTTTCGTTCCGCTCGGTCATGAAAAAAAGAAATACGGAATTTCGAAAAGAAATGGAAGAAACATCTGCGCGTGTGATGGAAATGGTGGAACTTGTCCCGGTGACAAGGGCACACGCATTGGAGGACGAAGAAGTACATAAGATGAGCGGACAGCTTTTTACAGTGGCGGAAAAGGGATATAAACTGGATCTGGTACAGGCATTATTTGGTTCAGTCGGATGGGCGGTATTCCAGGTGTTTCAGGTCGTCTGTCTGGCATTTACCGGCTATCTTGCGTTGCGTGGACGCATTATGGCGGGAGATATCACACTTTACCAGAGTTATTTTGCAACGGTGGTCAATCAGGTGTCTGCAATCGTTACATTGCTTCCGACAATCGCGAAAGGCATTGAATCTGTCAATTCCATTGGTGAGGTGCTCCTCTCAGAGGATGTGGAGCAGAATGAGGGGAAAAAGCAGTTAGAGGACGTAACTGGCATATTTGATTTTGAAGATGTTTCCTTTCATTATAAAAACAGTGACAAACCGGTGTTAAATCACCTGAACCTGCATGTAAAACAGGGGGAGACGATCGCATTAGTCGGGGAGTCAGGTGCAGGAAAATCGACTGTGTTAAATCTTGTGATCGGCTTTCATTTGGCGGACGGAGGGAAGGTCCTTTTAGATGGTAATGATATGAGGAAAATAGATCTGCGTACATACAGAAAACATCTTGCCGTTGTACCACAGACATCCATATTATTTTCAGGGACTATACGTGAAAACATTACTTACGGAAACGAACATGTTTCGGACGAAGAATTAGAACGTGTCATAAAGGCGGCAAATCTTACGGATCTGATGGAGAGCCTTCCAAATGGGGTTGATACCATGGTAGGAGAACATGGAGGAAAACTTTCCGGTGGACAAAGACAGCGCATTGCGATTGCGCGAGCACTGATCCGTGATCCGGAGGTGATCGTACTCGATGAGGCTACGTCTGCTTTAGACAGTATTTCTGAAAAACTGATACAGGAAGCTTTGGAAAATCTGACGAAGGGGAGGACGACATTTATTGTGGCACATCGGCTGTCAACAATTCGTGATGCAGATAAGATTGCCGTTCTTGCGGACGGACATTGTGTGGAATATGGTACGTTTGAGGAACTGATGGCACGAAAAGGTGAATTTTACAGAATGAAAATGATTCAAAGCTGA
- the cmk gene encoding (d)CMP kinase: MSMNIAIDGPAGAGKSTIAKRLAKKLGFIYVDTGAMYRAMAYYFLQHNIDAKDENAIAAACPDVDVTITYENGEQQVLLNGENVNGVIRNEEVGNMASSTSVYPVVRKKLVELQRQLAKSADVIMDGRDIGTCVLPDAQVKIYLTASSATRAKRRYDELTEKGVSCDLAEIEKDIIDRDYRDMHRETSPLRQAEDAVLVDSSEMNIDEVVDAIYQVYSEAR; this comes from the coding sequence ATGAGTATGAATATTGCAATTGACGGACCGGCAGGAGCAGGAAAGAGCACGATCGCAAAGCGGCTGGCGAAAAAACTTGGATTTATCTATGTGGACACGGGAGCAATGTACCGTGCGATGGCATATTATTTTTTACAGCATAATATTGATGCAAAAGATGAAAATGCGATCGCGGCAGCATGCCCGGACGTGGATGTCACGATCACTTATGAAAACGGAGAACAGCAGGTACTTTTAAATGGAGAGAATGTAAATGGTGTGATCCGCAATGAGGAAGTTGGAAATATGGCATCTTCCACAAGCGTCTATCCGGTGGTCCGCAAAAAGCTAGTGGAACTCCAGCGTCAGCTTGCAAAGTCTGCAGATGTCATCATGGATGGAAGAGATATTGGAACGTGTGTTCTTCCGGACGCACAGGTCAAAATCTATCTGACAGCAAGTTCTGCGACACGGGCAAAGAGAAGATACGATGAGCTGACGGAAAAAGGAGTAAGCTGTGATCTTGCAGAGATCGAAAAAGATATTATTGACCGTGATTACCGTGACATGCATCGTGAAACATCACCGCTTCGTCAGGCAGAGGATGCTGTTTTGGTTGACAGTTCGGAAATGAATATTGATGAAGTGGTAGATGCCATTTATCAGGTTTATTCAGAGGCAAGATAA
- a CDS encoding BaiN/RdsA family NAD(P)/FAD-dependent oxidoreductase, whose product MNKIIVIGGGPAGMFAAIAAAETGSQVILLEKNEKLGKKLFITGKGRCNITNAGDMDNLFANVMTNAKFLYSAFYSYDNQRVIDFFERNGLRTKTERGNRVFPVSDHSSDVIATLQKVLKEKKVKVMLHTQVQSLLMESSGEDAPENIVTGVKLTDGTTMPADAVIIATGGFSYQTTGSTGDGYRFAKEAGHTVTDIRPSLVPFLAKEDYVRQMQGLSLKNVEVRILNEKKLLYQEFGEMLFTHFGVSGPLLLSASAAIKPSLTAGELSMFIDLKPALTEEQLDHRLLREFDEAKNKQFKNSIGGFFPAKMIPVMLDLSGIDPEKKVNEITKEERRHFIGLIKAFPVTLCGLRDFNEAIITKGGVKVKEVNPSTMESKLVPHLYFCGEVLDLDAMTGGYNLQIAWSTGYLAGISAAQPDER is encoded by the coding sequence ATGAATAAAATCATTGTAATAGGCGGGGGACCGGCTGGAATGTTTGCTGCGATCGCCGCAGCGGAAACCGGCAGTCAGGTTATTCTGCTTGAAAAGAATGAAAAACTTGGGAAAAAACTTTTCATTACCGGAAAGGGACGATGCAATATTACCAATGCGGGAGATATGGATAATCTCTTTGCAAATGTTATGACCAATGCAAAGTTCTTATATAGCGCCTTTTATTCGTATGACAATCAAAGAGTCATTGATTTTTTTGAGAGAAACGGACTGAGGACAAAAACAGAGCGTGGCAACCGGGTATTTCCTGTTTCGGATCATTCCTCGGATGTGATCGCAACATTGCAGAAAGTGCTGAAAGAGAAAAAAGTAAAAGTAATGCTGCATACACAGGTACAAAGTCTGCTTATGGAATCATCCGGAGAAGATGCACCGGAAAACATTGTCACAGGCGTAAAGCTGACAGATGGAACCACAATGCCGGCAGATGCAGTAATCATTGCGACAGGCGGATTTTCCTATCAGACGACCGGCTCTACAGGGGATGGTTACCGTTTTGCAAAAGAAGCAGGACATACCGTCACGGACATCCGGCCGTCACTGGTACCGTTTCTCGCAAAAGAAGACTATGTCCGGCAGATGCAGGGACTTTCATTAAAAAATGTGGAAGTACGCATTTTAAATGAAAAAAAACTGCTGTATCAGGAGTTTGGCGAGATGCTGTTTACACACTTTGGTGTCAGCGGGCCGCTGCTTTTATCGGCGAGTGCAGCTATCAAACCGTCTCTTACGGCCGGAGAACTTTCTATGTTTATAGATTTAAAGCCGGCACTTACGGAAGAACAGTTAGATCACCGTCTGTTAAGAGAGTTTGATGAGGCGAAGAACAAGCAGTTCAAAAACTCCATTGGTGGGTTTTTCCCGGCTAAAATGATTCCGGTCATGCTGGATCTTAGCGGAATCGATCCGGAGAAAAAGGTCAATGAGATCACCAAAGAGGAACGCAGACATTTTATCGGACTGATCAAGGCATTCCCGGTCACACTGTGTGGACTCCGTGATTTTAACGAAGCGATCATCACGAAGGGCGGCGTGAAAGTAAAAGAAGTCAATCCGTCTACGATGGAATCAAAACTGGTGCCGCATTTATATTTTTGCGGAGAGGTGTTAGACCTGGATGCGATGACAGGTGGATATAATTTACAGATTGCATGGTCCACCGGTTATCTTGCGGGAATCTCAGCGGCGCAGCCGGATGAAAGATAA
- a CDS encoding CheR family methyltransferase → MLETDNYEKFKKDILQLAGIDLNSYKEKQMRRRINTLITKNNVKTYNDYVALIKKDKEKFDQFINFLTINVSEFYRNPDQWKILEGQVFPELIKKFGKNLKIWSAACSTGDEPYSLVMALSRQVPLANIKIIATDIDNQVLDTARMGLYNEKSIASVPDDLKKKYFTKVGSSYQISDEIKKRVEFKKHDLLKDPYPSGCNLIVCRNVVIYFTEEAKDVIYQKFHKALQPGGVLFIGSTEQIMNYRELGFDRHTSFFFEKK, encoded by the coding sequence ATGCTGGAAACCGATAATTATGAAAAATTTAAAAAGGACATTTTGCAGCTTGCCGGAATCGATCTGAATTCTTACAAGGAAAAACAGATGCGCCGCCGGATCAATACGCTGATCACGAAGAACAACGTTAAGACGTACAATGACTATGTAGCACTGATTAAGAAAGATAAAGAAAAATTTGATCAGTTCATCAATTTCCTGACAATCAATGTTTCTGAATTCTATCGTAATCCGGATCAGTGGAAGATATTAGAGGGACAGGTATTCCCGGAACTGATCAAAAAGTTTGGCAAGAACCTGAAAATCTGGAGTGCGGCATGTTCAACAGGAGATGAACCGTATTCCCTTGTCATGGCACTTTCAAGACAGGTTCCGCTTGCAAATATTAAGATCATTGCAACGGATATCGACAATCAGGTGCTTGATACGGCGAGAATGGGACTGTACAATGAAAAGAGTATTGCCTCTGTGCCGGATGATCTGAAAAAGAAGTATTTTACAAAAGTTGGTTCTTCCTATCAGATTTCAGATGAGATCAAAAAAAGGGTGGAATTTAAAAAGCATGACCTGTTAAAAGATCCCTATCCGAGTGGCTGCAATCTGATCGTCTGCCGTAATGTGGTTATTTATTTCACGGAAGAAGCAAAAGATGTGATCTATCAGAAGTTCCATAAAGCGCTTCAGCCGGGTGGTGTACTTTTCATTGGAAGTACAGAACAGATCATGAATTACAGAGAACTTGGATTTGACAGACATACATCCTTCTTCTTTGAGAAAAAGTAA
- the ispH gene encoding 4-hydroxy-3-methylbut-2-enyl diphosphate reductase, which translates to MKITLAKSAGFCFGVKRAVDTVYEQLEMSAAERQPIYTFGPIIHNEEVVRDLEEKGVTVLESVEELEERAAHGGTVIIRAHGVEKGISEKIKELGYTLVDATCPFVLKIHRLVEKHSAEGAQIVIIGNEKHPEVKGIKSWSLNPHTAVIATPEEAEKYQAESGKKVCIVAQTTFNYNKFQELVEIINKKGYDIIVLNTICNATEERQTEAAKIARDVDAMIVIGGRNSSNTQKLFEICKNECNNTYYIQTVKDLDITCFESIDSVGITAGASTPNKIIEEVQKNVRNEL; encoded by the coding sequence ATGAAGATAACATTGGCAAAAAGTGCAGGTTTCTGCTTTGGCGTAAAGCGCGCGGTCGATACCGTGTATGAGCAGCTTGAAATGAGTGCCGCAGAGAGACAGCCAATCTATACATTTGGTCCGATCATCCACAATGAAGAGGTGGTGCGTGATCTGGAAGAAAAAGGAGTGACTGTTTTAGAGAGCGTAGAAGAACTCGAAGAGAGGGCGGCGCATGGTGGAACGGTCATCATCCGTGCACACGGAGTGGAAAAGGGCATATCTGAAAAAATAAAAGAACTTGGCTATACATTGGTGGACGCAACCTGCCCGTTTGTGTTAAAGATACACCGCCTTGTGGAAAAACACAGTGCCGAAGGGGCGCAGATCGTAATTATCGGGAATGAAAAGCATCCGGAAGTAAAAGGAATCAAAAGCTGGTCGCTGAATCCGCATACGGCTGTGATCGCAACCCCGGAAGAGGCAGAAAAATATCAGGCAGAATCTGGGAAAAAGGTATGTATTGTAGCACAAACGACATTTAATTACAATAAATTTCAAGAATTAGTTGAAATTATAAATAAAAAAGGTTATGATATAATTGTTTTAAATACAATCTGCAATGCCACCGAGGAAAGACAGACTGAGGCAGCAAAGATTGCCCGTGATGTGGACGCCATGATTGTCATAGGGGGCAGAAATAGTTCCAATACGCAGAAGTTGTTTGAAATATGTAAAAACGAATGCAACAATACTTACTATATACAAACTGTAAAAGATTTGGATATCACATGTTTTGAGTCCATCGATAGCGTAGGTATTACCGCAGGGGCTTCTACCCCAAACAAAATTATTGAGGAGGTTCAAAAGAATGTCAGAAATGAGCTTTGA
- a CDS encoding biotin/lipoyl-containing protein, which produces MKSYTITVNGNVYDVTVEENGAVSAPAAAPRRAAAPAPAAAPKAAAPAGGAGNVKIEAGAAGKVFKIESSVGASVKKGDTILVLEIMKMETPVVATEDGTVASINVSVGDMVEAGALLATLNN; this is translated from the coding sequence ATGAAAAGCTATACAATTACCGTAAATGGAAATGTTTATGATGTTACTGTAGAAGAGAATGGTGCTGTAAGTGCACCGGCAGCAGCACCGAGACGTGCAGCAGCTCCGGCTCCGGCAGCAGCTCCGAAGGCAGCAGCACCGGCAGGTGGCGCAGGTAACGTAAAGATCGAAGCAGGTGCAGCAGGAAAAGTATTTAAGATCGAGTCTTCTGTAGGTGCATCTGTAAAGAAAGGTGACACAATCTTAGTTCTTGAAATCATGAAAATGGAGACACCGGTTGTTGCTACCGAAGATGGTACTGTAGCAAGCATCAACGTAAGCGTTGGTGATATGGTAGAAGCAGGTGCATTACTGGCAACTTTAAACAACTAA